The Porites lutea chromosome 4, jaPorLute2.1, whole genome shotgun sequence genome contains a region encoding:
- the LOC140933204 gene encoding uncharacterized protein — MPPRNRISLEQRERIVRAFEDVHEDYLAIAETIGVNRSTARGIVSRHVREGRIAERPRGGANHVRVDDAMRDCLHDIINENCLLPIAEMNRELRLRLPHKPVIHDGTVARALEGMLYRVKLARPLPADRNRPDVLQKRVEYGNWFMGHAVVNHTVFIDECGYNIWTARSQGRALRGERAYRQVCGQRGRNVTVALAISPTSGLVFHSAILEGMNGRRFDDFLAQTRLNLDPDEHVFFIYDGAPAHRNPAIPGPNSELTKLPPYSPFLNIVEQAVSSLKAAIKADISRPEIQVQMNDRAEARRQGLALGNYRTQLLLQALQRNIGTITVAKCGQWFRFMQTYLPRCINNEAIEG, encoded by the exons ATGCCACCCAGAAACCGAATCTCTCTGGAACAACGCGAAAGGATTGTCCGCGCCTTTGAAGATGTCCATGAAGATTATTTGGCGATTGCTGAAACTATAGGAGTAAACAGATCGACTGCAAGAGGTATAGTTTCACGCCACGTCCGAGAAGGAAGGATAGCTGAAAGACCGCGAGGTGGCGCCAATCATGTACGAGTAGATGATGCCATGCGAGACTGTCTACATGACATTATCAATGAAAATTGCCTTCTACCAATTGCCGAGATGAATCGCGAATTGAGACTACGCCTTCCACATAAGCCGGTAATTCACGACGGTACCGTAGCGAGAGCTCTCGAAGGAATGTTATATCGAGTGAAATTGGCAAGACCTCTGCCGGCTGATAGAAACCGCCCTGATGTCCTACAAAAACGAGTAGAATATGGAAACTGGTTCATGGGTCATGCAGTCGTAAATCACACTGTATTTATAGACGAGTGTGGCTACAATATTTGGACCGCACGAAGTCAAGGACGAGCTTTAAGAGGAGAGAGGGCCTATCGTCAAGTATGTGGTCAGCGAGGAAGAAATGTGACTGTGGCATTGGCAATTTCACCCACTAGTGGTCTAGTGTTTCACTCAGCAATACTCGAAGGCATGAATGGACGAAGATTTGATGATTTTCTCGCGCAGACAAGGCTAAATCTCGACCCCGATGAACACGTGTTTTTTATTTATGATGGTGCGCCAGCCCACAGGAATCCTGCCATTCCCGGACCTAATTCagaattaacaaaattgccaCCTTACAGTCCCTTTCTCAATATTGTTGAACAAGCTGTTAGCAG CTTGAAAGCTGCAATAAAGGCGGATATAAGTCGTCCTGAAATTCAAGTACAGATGAACGACCGCGCTGAAGCCAGACGTCAAGGACTTGCCTTGGGAAATTACCGCACGCAGTTGTTACTTCAAGCACTACAGAGGAATATTGGTACCATCACTGTCGCCAAATGTGGACAGTGGTTCAGGTTTATGCAGACGTACTTACCAAGATGCATCAATAACGAAGCAATCGAAGGATAA